The bacterium genome contains a region encoding:
- a CDS encoding sulfatase-like hydrolase/transferase, translating to MRLLHIDIDTLRADHLGCYGYPRDTSPNIDALAARGIRFESCYTSDTPCVPSRKALLTGRFGIRNGVISRDSMDAVRRMYDGYDTGIRYADEHVGRLINKLSDLEILDDTAILFSSDRGETLGELNVYCDHHLADEHTSRVPTLLVWPDSVATNRGRTDRGLHYQIDLSASILELLGRRPNRNVLALAISLRRGGPRSGASDHHRSAVSIARAAVHCSSTAGTGRMWADGSDKRIEA from the coding sequence ATGCGTCTACTCCACATCGATATCGATACACTGCGTGCAGACCACCTGGGCTGCTACGGCTACCCGCGAGACACCAGCCCGAATATCGATGCACTGGCTGCACGCGGTATCCGATTCGAAAGCTGTTACACCTCGGACACGCCCTGCGTGCCGAGCCGGAAAGCTCTTCTGACGGGCCGCTTCGGGATACGCAATGGTGTGATCTCGCGGGACTCGATGGATGCAGTCCGGCGAATGTACGACGGCTACGACACCGGCATCCGCTACGCGGACGAGCACGTCGGTCGCCTGATCAACAAGCTCTCCGACCTCGAAATCCTCGATGACACCGCCATCCTGTTCTCTTCAGACCGCGGCGAGACGCTCGGCGAGCTGAACGTGTACTGCGATCACCATCTTGCCGACGAGCACACCTCGCGCGTACCCACCTTGCTCGTCTGGCCCGATTCCGTCGCAACCAATCGGGGTCGAACTGATCGCGGCCTGCACTACCAGATCGATCTGTCGGCATCGATCCTGGAACTGCTCGGTAGGCGGCCAAACCGCAACGTCCTTGCGCTGGCGATCAGTCTGCGCCGGGGCGGTCCAAGATCGGGCGCATCGGATCATCACCGAAGTGCTGTTTCCATCGCACGCGCCGCGGTCCACTGCTCCTCGACAGCCGGCACCGGTAGAATGTGGGCGGATGGAAGCGATAAGAGGATCGAGGCATGA
- a CDS encoding phosphotransferase, whose translation MADALRGRLAGWESVRAADVCVEDFSGRAGGKVHRLTNQAEPLARPVALHVVHEFFCPAAAEPIFFDRMRLAQERFADAGLGPCRIAEDPQREWFVEEWAGCNPSIAPDLDLCEEVGRLIARVHAIEPTWYDEIRSRKCERYPALREASRTSYIWRFASMPQHFFESIPPEWQRRWIEAGPSPITEAGSSLVTIHGDVHHGNLVRDGDGLKLVDLESACVSSAIQDIAFSMDRFCRTNEQRDVFVRAYLVECGLPASGRDVFALRLDAERCRMSADFEGDLRATLRERMVDAEDLGPTYRTLVQIAARAFKSAPLAEEIVRDGFEGCAPVREVRRVEGRPGLGMLVAVHRNLPARVERTHFVVNWDGTIQPSWESWRGFVLGASKSGEVVLANYLNDRERLRLRMDVSATPVTGQRAPSALPVPLSLGGVHAGKAIVRSPHEKGVFRGRDWQHLSVGTVGHAIVVHFEPDGVLRLADQPRQAVQCEPFASRDVDLWPHSGEAEQRFVLNDDRTLSPILDRDLVWGVRDSTLILVARNHDAALVFGDEFVAAARAVGAGAVAEDATPDCDGEGRVLELASHPGYVLSTVPWEDREDVRRLVLVPVAHAERFIVAADQLRRAQGGGLLALGVPT comes from the coding sequence ATGGCGGACGCACTGCGCGGCCGGCTCGCAGGGTGGGAGTCTGTTCGCGCCGCGGACGTCTGCGTCGAGGACTTCAGCGGGCGTGCGGGAGGAAAGGTACACCGGCTGACGAACCAGGCGGAGCCGCTCGCCCGTCCGGTGGCACTGCATGTCGTGCACGAGTTCTTCTGCCCCGCGGCCGCGGAACCGATCTTCTTCGATCGGATGCGATTGGCCCAGGAACGCTTCGCCGATGCCGGGCTGGGTCCTTGCCGGATCGCCGAGGATCCCCAGCGCGAGTGGTTCGTCGAGGAGTGGGCCGGTTGCAACCCTTCGATCGCGCCCGACCTCGACCTCTGCGAGGAGGTCGGGCGGCTGATTGCGCGCGTGCATGCCATCGAGCCGACCTGGTACGACGAGATCCGCAGCCGAAAGTGCGAGCGCTATCCGGCTCTGCGCGAGGCGTCGCGTACCTCGTACATCTGGAGATTCGCCTCGATGCCGCAGCATTTCTTCGAGTCGATCCCACCCGAGTGGCAACGCCGCTGGATTGAGGCCGGTCCGTCGCCCATCACCGAGGCCGGATCCAGTCTCGTCACGATCCATGGGGACGTCCATCACGGCAATCTCGTCCGGGATGGAGACGGCCTCAAGCTTGTGGACTTGGAGAGTGCGTGCGTGAGTTCCGCGATCCAGGACATCGCCTTCTCGATGGACCGCTTCTGCAGGACGAACGAGCAGAGGGACGTGTTCGTCCGGGCGTATCTGGTCGAGTGCGGGTTGCCCGCATCGGGGCGTGACGTCTTCGCTCTGCGGCTGGATGCCGAGCGCTGCAGGATGTCGGCGGATTTCGAGGGCGACCTCCGGGCGACGCTGCGCGAGCGGATGGTGGACGCCGAGGATCTGGGTCCGACGTACCGGACGCTCGTGCAGATCGCGGCTCGAGCGTTCAAGAGCGCGCCTCTTGCGGAGGAGATCGTGCGAGACGGTTTCGAGGGGTGCGCCCCGGTCCGCGAAGTGCGCCGTGTAGAAGGACGGCCCGGGTTGGGCATGCTCGTCGCCGTGCATCGCAACCTCCCGGCCCGGGTGGAGCGCACACACTTCGTGGTCAACTGGGATGGCACGATCCAGCCGTCCTGGGAGTCCTGGCGAGGCTTCGTCCTCGGCGCTTCCAAGAGCGGCGAAGTCGTGCTGGCCAACTATCTGAACGACCGGGAACGACTGCGCCTTCGCATGGACGTTTCGGCCACGCCTGTCACGGGCCAACGCGCTCCTTCCGCTCTGCCCGTGCCCCTCTCCCTGGGCGGTGTGCATGCAGGGAAGGCGATCGTTCGCTCGCCCCATGAGAAGGGCGTTTTCCGGGGAAGGGATTGGCAGCACCTGAGCGTCGGAACGGTCGGCCATGCGATCGTGGTGCACTTCGAGCCGGACGGAGTTCTCCGGCTCGCCGACCAGCCGCGCCAGGCGGTCCAGTGCGAGCCCTTCGCCAGCCGCGACGTGGACCTCTGGCCCCACAGCGGCGAGGCGGAACAGCGGTTCGTCCTCAACGACGACAGGACCCTCTCACCGATCCTTGACCGCGATCTCGTCTGGGGCGTGCGCGACAGCACTCTGATCCTGGTTGCGCGGAATCACGATGCAGCGCTCGTCTTCGGCGACGAGTTCGTTGCGGCCGCTCGTGCCGTGGGAGCTGGCGCAGTGGCGGAGGATGCAACGCCGGACTGCGACGGCGAAGGGCGCGTGCTGGAGCTCGCATCGCACCCTGGATATGTGCTTTCCACTGTGCCGTGGGAAGATCGCGAGGACGTGAGGCGATTGGTGCTTGTCCCCGTCGCCCACGCGGAGCGCTTCATCGTCGCCGCGGATCAACTACGCCGGGCCCAGGGCGGGGGCCTGCTCGCCCTCGGCGTGCCCACATGA
- a CDS encoding acyl-CoA synthetase, with protein sequence MEFNLADMFENAVDAFGDRDCVVAEGKRSTYAQMEARANRLAHHLASHGIEPGDHVGIYAYNSVEWVETLWAVFKIRAVWININYRYVEDELRYLFDNADLKALIYAREFGPRIAAVRDSLPFLQHAIVLEDGSGAEAPALDSIDFEAAVAEGSPERDFAPRSADDRYIIYTGGTTGLPKGVVWRHEDVFFALGGGNDPATGVRAAHPGIMVERDAGPATFLPIAPLMHGATQWSVMGGALVGRKNVLVAKFDPPEIWRLVEAEKVNGIMITGDAMGRPMIEALHEGGPTRDLSSFSVLVSSAAIFSPTVKDDFFRYFPNLIITDSIGASESGNNGMVIVTKGNSAMLGGGPTVKAGPGTTVLNDDLEPVIPGDGVVGKLARSGDIPIEYYKDPEKSAQTFVTKGSQRYSIPGDFARMEADGTITLLGRGSVSINSGGEKIYPEEVEAAIKSHSDAYDAVVVGVPDDRWGSRVAAVVQPREGSTLSLDSIQEHCRKHIAGYKVPRELHIVAEICRSPSGKPDYRWAKAIATGEASYSP encoded by the coding sequence ATGGAGTTCAATCTCGCGGATATGTTCGAGAATGCGGTCGACGCCTTTGGCGACCGCGATTGCGTGGTGGCGGAAGGCAAACGGTCGACCTACGCACAGATGGAAGCGCGGGCGAATCGTCTCGCGCATCATCTCGCCTCTCATGGGATCGAGCCCGGCGACCACGTCGGTATCTACGCCTACAACTCCGTGGAGTGGGTCGAGACGCTCTGGGCCGTCTTCAAGATCCGCGCGGTCTGGATCAACATCAACTATCGCTACGTCGAAGACGAATTGCGGTATCTGTTCGACAATGCTGATCTCAAGGCGCTGATCTACGCACGCGAGTTTGGACCGCGCATCGCGGCCGTGCGCGACTCCCTGCCGTTTCTTCAGCATGCGATCGTGCTCGAGGATGGCAGCGGCGCCGAAGCACCGGCCCTGGATTCGATCGATTTCGAAGCGGCCGTGGCTGAGGGTTCACCCGAGCGGGACTTTGCCCCGCGTTCCGCTGATGATCGGTACATCATCTACACCGGTGGCACGACCGGCTTGCCCAAGGGTGTGGTCTGGAGACACGAAGATGTGTTCTTCGCTCTGGGAGGAGGGAATGATCCGGCGACGGGTGTGCGCGCCGCGCATCCGGGAATCATGGTCGAGCGAGATGCCGGCCCTGCGACGTTTTTGCCGATCGCCCCGCTGATGCACGGAGCCACTCAGTGGTCGGTCATGGGAGGGGCTCTGGTCGGTCGCAAGAACGTCCTGGTCGCGAAATTCGATCCGCCCGAAATCTGGCGTCTGGTAGAGGCCGAGAAGGTCAATGGCATCATGATCACCGGCGACGCGATGGGCCGTCCGATGATCGAAGCGCTTCACGAGGGCGGACCGACACGAGACCTGAGTTCCTTTTCGGTGCTGGTGAGCAGCGCTGCGATCTTCTCTCCGACGGTGAAGGATGACTTCTTCCGCTACTTCCCGAACCTGATCATCACCGATAGCATTGGAGCCTCAGAGAGCGGAAACAATGGCATGGTGATCGTGACAAAAGGCAACTCGGCGATGTTGGGCGGGGGGCCGACAGTCAAGGCGGGTCCCGGTACGACGGTGCTGAACGACGACCTGGAACCCGTTATCCCAGGGGACGGCGTAGTCGGCAAGCTTGCGCGCTCCGGTGATATCCCGATCGAGTATTACAAGGATCCGGAGAAATCTGCGCAGACGTTCGTGACCAAGGGAAGCCAACGCTATTCCATCCCCGGTGATTTTGCCCGAATGGAGGCAGATGGCACAATCACGCTGCTCGGCCGGGGTTCGGTTTCGATCAACTCTGGCGGAGAGAAGATCTACCCAGAAGAAGTCGAGGCTGCGATCAAATCGCACTCCGATGCATATGACGCTGTCGTGGTGGGCGTGCCCGACGATCGATGGGGAAGTCGTGTGGCAGCGGTCGTACAGCCCCGAGAGGGTTCGACTCTGAGCCTCGATTCGATCCAGGAGCACTGTCGCAAGCACATAGCGGGTTACAAGGTGCCCCGCGAACTGCATATCGTGGCAGAAATCTGCCGTTCACCCAGCGGCAAGCCCGATTATCGCTGGGCAAAGGCCATCGCAACGGGCGAGGCGAGCTACTCGCCGTAG